CACTCTCACCGGAGCGCACAGCAAGCTAGGTTGCGACTCATGGTTCATATTTCAAACATTGCATTTCGCATTTTGAATGATTGTGGATAGTCTGCCTATCCACTTTTTTTATTGGAAATTTATTTTGGAGGTGCAAAACCATTAACGAGTTAATGATTAATGAACAGATCAGAGATAAAGAAGTACGTCTGGTCGGAGAAAACGGAGAACAGCTTGGCATTATGTCAGCAAGAGAAGCAATGAAACTTGCCGAGGAAGCAGAACTTGATTTAGTTAAAATTGCTCCAACTGCAAAACCACCTGTTTGTAAGATTATTGATTACGGAAAGTATCGATATGAATTAGCAAGAAAAGACAAAGAGGCTAAGAAAAAGCAGAAGACAGTAGAACTAAAAGAGATTCGTTTATCACCAAATATTGAATCAAATGATTTAAATACCAAAATGAATGCCGCCAAGAAATTCATCGCCAAGGGAGATAAGGTAAAAGTTACATTACGATTCCGTGGTCGTGAAATGGCTCATATGAATGCAAGCAAACACATTTTAGATGATTTTGCGGAAAGCATGTCTGATGTAGCAGTAGTGGAGAAGGCACCAAAGGTTGAAGGCAGAAGTATCAGTATGGTGCTGGCAGAAAGAAAATAACTTTTATTAAGGAGGAAACACATCATGCCAAAAATGAAAACAAACAGAGCAGCTGCAAAACGTTTCAAAGTTACAGGAACAGGAAAGTTAAAAAGAAACAAAGCGTATAAGAGACATATCTTAACAAAGAAAACAACAAAGACTAAGAGAAATCTTAGAAAAGCTGCTATCGTAGATGCAACAAACGTTAAGAACATGAAGAAAATTTTACCATACGTATAAAGAATCAGGTTAAGGAGGAATAAAAAATGGCAAGAGTTAAAGGCGGTATCGGCGCTAAAAAAAGACATAATAGAACTTTAAAATTAGCAAAAGGATATAGAGGCGCAAGATCCAAACAGTATAGAGTAGCAAAACAGTCAGTTATGAGAGCCTTAACAAGTTCTTACGCTGGTAGAAAAGAAAGAAAGAGACAGTTCCGTCAGTTATGGATTGCACGTATCAACGCTGCAGCAAGAATGAACGGACTTTCTTACAGCCAGATGATGCACGGCTTAAAAGTAGCTGGTGTTGACATCAACCGTAAAATGTTAGCAGAGATGGCTGTAAACGATGCAACAGGATTTGCTGCATTAGTAGAAGTTGCTAAAAAAGCAATTGCTTAATCATCTAAAATAAGATATTAAAATCCCAGTGACTAGATTCACTGGGATTTTTTTGTCGGAAAAGCTTTTGGAATATTATCTTTTGGAAGTTTAGACATTGATAGAATTGCAATTAATGACGTTTTATAATATTATGAATTATAACGGTGTTTCGAATGGCAGTATATAGTGAACACGAAAGGGAAAAGATATGAGAAAGTCTGTCAGAAAGTCCTCACTAATATATCAGCTCTGATAAGCAACATGAATCAGAAGTTTTTATCGGTATATCAAGCGACGCTTGCATGTCGGAAATTCATATTGGACAATTAGATACAGCTTTTAATAAATTGTCCGATTTCGAGGTGTTTTGATGGAAAACAGTTTACATAAAAGCACCTTATGGACAATAGGAAACAGATTGAAAAAAAGTTATCCAAAAACCCCTGTTTTTTCGAGGAATTCTGTATAAATTTTATAGAATTCCTTTTATTTTTATCCAAAACAGGAGATTCGGTTTACATAATACAGGCGATTTCAGGCATTTTTGGGTAATTTTTTAATGGAGGTGCTTTATTTGTAACAGAAATGCTTCTGCCGGTAATCTTTTGGTGACATCCCTTTCCGCTTGTGGAACGTCTTGGAAAAATAAAGGCTGTTGTCAAAGCCGATGGAGTTCGCAATGGCAGTGATGGACAAGTCAGAGTGCTCTAAGAGGTAACAGGCCTGTTTCATACGAAAGGCTGTCAGATATTCCTTTGGGGATTCTCCAAGAATCGATTCGAAAGAGCGGAACAGGTGGCTTCTGCTGACGCCGACATAGTCTGCGATGTCTTCTACCGTGATGTTGTAGGAATAATGGGAGGAGATAAATTCAATCCCTTTTTGGACATAGCTGTTTGCAGAATTTTGCATATTCTCATGGGTTGCGGTATGCATAAAGAGTGCAAGTGTGGTGTAGAGCCGTCCTGTCATTTCGACGGCATGCTCAAATTCGTTTCCTCTTGCGTCATAGATATGCAGAATCTGGCGATGAACGGATTCTCCCATAGGGGTATCCAGGATAACCGGTTTTTCTTTGGAAAAATCGGTGGCACTTAAAATCATGGAAGCGTCACTTCCGGTAAAGCCAACCCAGGCATATTCCCAAGGGTCTGTTTCATCGGCGCAGTAAGTAACCTCGGTATCTGGATAAACCAAAAAAGTGTCGCCTGCTTTTAAGGAGAAGGTTTTATGATTGACATGGTAGGAGCCTTTTCCGGAGATAATGTAATGAATCAGATAGTGGTCCCTGACGCCGGGCCCCCACTGGTAGAGCGGGTTACATTTTTGAAATCCGACGTTATAGACAGAGAGGGAAACCAGTTCTTTTTCTGTGACTTTATAGGAATTTTTATAATTTTTTTGCATGGAAGGGAATCCTTTCTTTTTACGGCATTCTATGATATGATTTAAGGTAGGCCGTAATTCTTTTTTGATTATAGAAGAAAAAAAGAGATTGTGCAACATTTTTACATATTTTACGCACATTTATAGCTATACATTTTAGAGGGACTGCGGTAATATAAAATCGTCAAAGGTAGTTAAAACAGACACGTAAGAAAATCCTATGATGTTTTTGGTCGAAAACATTAGGAAGACATCATGAAACATTTTTCTGAAATGGTATCACAGAAAGGAGATTTTAACATGGCAATTTTAGTAACAGGTGGAGCAGGTTATATCGGAAGCCACACATGTGTAGAACTGTTGGATGCAGGATACGAGGTTGTTGTTTTGGATAACTTAAGCAATGCATCTGAAAAATCATTAGACAGAGTAAAAGCATTGACTGGAAAGACTGTTAAATTTTATAAAGGCGATATCTTAGATCGTACAATTTTAAATGAGATTTTTGAGAAAGAATCCATTGACAGCTGTATTCATTTTGCAGGACTCAAAGCGGTTGGAGAATCCGTTGCAAAGCCTTGGGAATATTACAATAACAACATCACAGGTACCTTGACACTTGTTGATGTGATGAGACAGCATGGATGCAAGAATATCATCTTTTCTTCTTCCGCAAC
This genomic window from Roseburia sp. 831b contains:
- the infC gene encoding translation initiation factor IF-3 produces the protein MINEQIRDKEVRLVGENGEQLGIMSAREAMKLAEEAELDLVKIAPTAKPPVCKIIDYGKYRYELARKDKEAKKKQKTVELKEIRLSPNIESNDLNTKMNAAKKFIAKGDKVKVTLRFRGREMAHMNASKHILDDFAESMSDVAVVEKAPKVEGRSISMVLAERK
- a CDS encoding AraC family transcriptional regulator, which encodes MQKNYKNSYKVTEKELVSLSVYNVGFQKCNPLYQWGPGVRDHYLIHYIISGKGSYHVNHKTFSLKAGDTFLVYPDTEVTYCADETDPWEYAWVGFTGSDASMILSATDFSKEKPVILDTPMGESVHRQILHIYDARGNEFEHAVEMTGRLYTTLALFMHTATHENMQNSANSYVQKGIEFISSHYSYNITVEDIADYVGVSRSHLFRSFESILGESPKEYLTAFRMKQACYLLEHSDLSITAIANSIGFDNSLYFSKTFHKRKGMSPKDYRQKHFCYK
- the rpmI gene encoding 50S ribosomal protein L35, yielding MPKMKTNRAAAKRFKVTGTGKLKRNKAYKRHILTKKTTKTKRNLRKAAIVDATNVKNMKKILPYV
- the rplT gene encoding 50S ribosomal protein L20, with the protein product MARVKGGIGAKKRHNRTLKLAKGYRGARSKQYRVAKQSVMRALTSSYAGRKERKRQFRQLWIARINAAARMNGLSYSQMMHGLKVAGVDINRKMLAEMAVNDATGFAALVEVAKKAIA